TACGCCGTTCTTCAACAACTACCGTCCGCAGTTCTACTTCCGGACCACGGATGTCACGGGTGCGGTGGAGTTGCCGGGTGGGACCGAGATGGTGATGCCGGGTGACAACACCGAGATGACGGTGGAGTTGATCCAGCCGATCGCGATGGACGAGGGTCTGCGCTTCGCGATCCGTGAGGGTGGCCGGACCGTGGGTGCGGGCCGCGTCACCAAGATCCTGGCCTGAGCCAGCGAACCCCCAGGAGCACGTCCGACATGGCCGAGCAGAAGATCAGGATCCGCCTGAAGGCGTACGACCACGACGTCATCGACCGCTCCGCGCGGAAGATCGTCGACACGGTCGAGCGCACGGGCGCGCGGATCACCGGACCGGTGCCGCTGCCGACGGAGAAGAACGTCGTCTGCGTCATCCGGTCGCCCCACAAGTACAAGGACAGCCGCGAGCACTTCGAGATGCGCACGCACAAGCGGCTGATCGACATCCACGAGCCGACGCAGAAGACGGTGGACAGCCTCATGCGGCTCGACCTGCCGGCCGGCGTCGACATCGAGATCAAGCTCTAACAGGCTGCGCCTGTTCCAAATGCGACGTGCGCCCGACGGCGCGCCCACCATCTGTTCCGCCCGACCAGGCGCTCCGCGCGGTCGGCCGGTAGGAGATCTCCCCCCTGATGAGCCACGCGAACACCACCAAGGCGATCCTCGGCACGAAGCTGGGCATGACCCAGGTCTTCGACGACGACGGCGCGGTCGTGCCCGTCACGGTCGTGAAGGCCGGGCCGTGCCCGGTCGTGCAGGTCCGCACCCCCGACCGCGACGGCTACGCCGCCGTGCAACTGGGCTTCGGCACCGTGAAGAAGGTCAACAAGCCGCTGGCCGGGCACTTCGCCCGGGCGGGCGTCGAGCCGACCCGCCGGCTGATGGAGGTCACCCTCGCCGGTGACCACGAGCCGGGCGACATCGTCACCGTCGACCAGTTCACCGTCGGCGAGTACGTCGACGTGACCGGCAAGACCAAGGGCAAGGGCTTCAGCGGCCCGATGAAGCGCCACGGCTTCGCCGGCCTCGGCGCCGGGCACGGCGTGCACAAGGTGCACCGCGCCCCGGGCGCCATCGGCGCCTGCGCCACCCCCGCCCGCGTGTTCCCCGGCACCCGCATGGCGGGCCGCTACGGGAACGTCCGCGTCACCACCCAGAGCCTGCAGCTCGTCGGCGTCGACGCCGAGCGGAACCTGCTGCTCATCAAGGGCGCCGTCCCCGGCTCGAACGGGTCGATGGTGCTGGTCCAGAACGCCGCGAAGAAGCCGGTCCCGGCCGCCGAGGGAGCTGAGTAGGCATGCCCAGCGTTGACAAGTACGCCGCCGACGGGTCCAGCTCGGGCACCGTCGACCTCGACGACGCCCTGTTCGGCATCGAGCCGAACGTGGGCGTCATGCACCAGGTCGTCACCGCCCAGCTGGCCGCCGGCCGTCGCGCCACCTCGAAGGTCAAGACCCGCGGCGAGGTCCGCGGTGGTGGCCGCAAGCCGTGGCGCCAGAAGGGCACCGGCCGCGCCCGCCAGGGCTCCATCCGCGCCGTCCAGTGGAGCGGCGGTGGCGTCGCGCACGGCCCGACCGGCGTCGAGAACTACACCAAGCGCGTCAACAAGAAGCTGAAGCGGCTCGCGCTGCGCTCCGCGCTGAGCGACCGGACCGCCACCGGGGACCTCCGGGTCGTCGACGGCCTCGACTTCGACGTGCCGAGCACCAAGGGCGCAGCTGCGCTGCTCGACGCCATGGGCGTCGCCGGCCGCAAGGTCCTGCTCGTCCTCGCCGGGTTCGACGCGAACGTCATCAAGAGCTTCCGCAACCTGCCGCCGGTCCACATCCTGACCGTCGACCAGCTGAACACCTACGACGTGCTCGCGAGCGACGTCGTCGTCATCGAGTCCGACGCCCTCGAGCTGATCGGGACCGGTCGCCGGTCCGACCTCGCGCCGGCCACCGGCGCCGAGACGCCCGACATGGCCGAGGCCGAGGCGATAGCCGCCGGCGACGCCGGTGCCGCCACGCGTACCTCGGACCCCGAAGGAGATGAGGCCTGATGCGCTTCGCACGTGACGTGATCATCGCGCCGGTGGTGTCGGAGAAGAGCTACGGCCTGATCGACGAGGGCCGCTACACCTTCATCGTCCACCCCAGCGCCAACAAGACCGAGATCAAGCAGGCCGTGGAGGAGATCTTCGGCGTCCGGGTCCGCAAGGTGAACACCATGAACCGCAAGGGCAAGGCCAAGCGGTTCGGGCTGATCATGGGCCAGCGCAAGAGCTCGAAGCGGGCCGTCGTCACCCTCGCCGAGGGCGAGGAGATCGACATCTTCGCAGGAGGCCTCTAGCCATGGGAATCCGCAGGTACAAGCCGACGACCGCGGCGCGTCGCGGCATGAGCGTGTCCGACTTCGACACGGTCACCACCGACAAGCCGCTGAAGTCGCTCACCGGTCCCAAGCCGGAGAAGGCCGGCCGCAACGGCCAGGGCCGCATCACGACGCGGCACCGCGGCGGCGGCCACAAGCAGAAGTACCGGATCATCGACTTCCGGCGCAACAAGGACGGCGTGCCCGCCCGCGTCGCCGAGATCGAGTACGACCCGAACCGGTCGGCCCGCATCGCGCGGCTGCACTACCTCGACGGCGAGAAGCGCTACATCCTGGCCCCCCGCGGCCTGGGCGTCGGCGACTACGTCGAGTCCGGTGAGTCCGCCGACATCAAGCCCGGCAACGCCCTGCCGCTGGTCAACATCCCGGTCGGGACCTCGGTCCACGCCGTCGAGATGCGGCCCGGCGGCGGCGCGAAGCTCGGTCGCTCGGCCGGCACCAGCGTCCAGCTGCTCGCCAAGGAGGGCAAGACCGCCGCGCTGCGCCTGCCGTCCGGCGAGATCCGCCTGGTCCAGAACGCCTGCCGCGCCACGATCGGCGAGGTCGGCAACGCCGAGCACGACCTGATCGAGCTGGGCAAGGCCGGCCGCACCCGCTGGAAGGGACGCCGCCCGACCGTCCGCGGTGTGGTCATGAACCCCGTCGACCACCCGCACGGCGGTGGTGAGGGCCGGACGTCCGGTGGACGCCACCCCACGAACCACAAGGGCAAGCCCGAGGGCCGGACCCGCAAGCCCAAGCAGTCCGACGCACAGATCCTCCGCCGCCGCGGCAAGCGGCGCCGCTAGGGCACAGGGAGAACAGCCATGCCACGCAGCCTCCGCAAGGGGCCGTTCACCGACCACCACCTCGCTCGCAAGGTGGACCAGCTGAACGAGTCCAACCAGAAGCGGGTCATCAAGACCTGGTCCCGACGCTCGGAGATCAGCCCCGACATGGTCGGGCACACGATCGCCGTGCACGACGGGCAGAAGCACGTGCCCGTGTTCATCTCGGAGTCGATGGTCGGGCACAAGCTCGGCGAGTTCGCCCCGACGCGCGCAATCAAGTGGCGCGGCGCCGGTGAGAAGCAGGCCACGAAGGGCAGGCGGTAGGGCATGCGCATCTCATCCCCCAACGAGGCCTTCGCGGTCGCGCGGCACGTCCGCGTCAGCCCGTACAAGGCCCGCCAGGTCATCCAGGGCCTGCGCGGCATGACCGTCGAGGCCGCCCAACGGCGTCTCGAGTTCATGGACAAGGGCGCGGCCCGGCCGGTCCTCAAGACCCTGAACTCGGCGATCGCCAACGCGGAGAACAACAAGGACCTCGACTTCGACGACCTGGTGGTCCTCGAGGCGAAGGTCGACGAGGGCCCCACCCTCAAGCGGTTCCAGCCGCGCGCCATGGGCCGCGCCTACCGCATCCGCAAGCGCACCAGCCACATCACGATCACCGTCGGCCTGCCCGCCGCCGAGCGGGCCCGGGTCGGCGCGACCGCCGCCGACGCCGACACCGCGGCCGAGGAGAGCTAGGACCATGGGACAGAAGATCCACCCGTACGGGTTCCGGCTCGGCGTCATCAAGGACCACAAGTCCAAGTGGTACGCCGGCAAGAAGGAGTACGCGCACTACGTCGAAGAGGACTACAAGGTCCGCATCTTCATCAAGGAGCGCGTCCGCCACGCCGGGATCAGCCGCATCGACATCGAGCGCACCCGCGACCGGATCACCGTCGACGTCCGGGCCGCCCGGCCCGGCATCGTCATCGGCCGTCGCGGCGCGGAGGCTGACGCCATCCGCGAGACGCTCCAGAAGATGACCGGCAAGCAGATCAAGCTGAACATCAACGAGGTCAAGAGCGCCGAGCTCGACGCCCAGGTGACGGCCCACAACGTGGCCGAGCAGCTGCGCGGCCGCGTGTCGTTCCGGCGTGCGATGAAGCGCGCGGTCCAGAACGCCATCAAGGCCGGCGCCAAGGGCGTCCGCGTCCAGTGCTCGGGCCGCCTCGGCGGCTCGGAGATGAGCCGCAGCGAGTGGTACCGCGAGGGCCAGGTCCCCCTGCACACCCTCCGCGCCAACATCGACTACGGCTTCGACGAGGCGCGCACGACCTACGGCCGCATCGGCGTCAAGGTCTGGAGCTACACCGGTGACGTCCTGCCCCAGGGCGAGGACCGCGAGGAGCGGCTCGCCCGCGCCCGGGCCCGCCGCGAGCGCGAGCGCATCGAGGCCGAGGCCCGCGCCGCGCAGGCCGCTGCCCAGCAGGCCGCCGCGGACCAGGTGTCCGCCCAGGTCGCCAAGCAGATGGCCGCTGCCGAGGAGGAGGCCCCCGAGGGCACCACCCCGGTCGGCCCGGACCCGACCAGCGCGCCCACGCCGCTGGTGGATCCGACGGACCCGGCCCCCATCCCCTCCCAGCAGTCCTCCGCGACGGACTCGCCCCAGAACCCCACCCCCCAGCCCGACGCCCAGGACGCCGACGCCGCGCAGCCGACCCCGGCCGCCGACGCCACGCCCGAGCCCACCCCGTCCCAGCCCGACCAGGGCGACGAGTGGTCCGACGCCCTGGGCGACCCGGACGACGGCGACAAGGCCTAGGAGAGACGATGCTCGCCCCAAAGC
Above is a window of Euzebya sp. DNA encoding:
- the rpsJ gene encoding 30S ribosomal protein S10; translation: MAEQKIRIRLKAYDHDVIDRSARKIVDTVERTGARITGPVPLPTEKNVVCVIRSPHKYKDSREHFEMRTHKRLIDIHEPTQKTVDSLMRLDLPAGVDIEIKL
- the rplC gene encoding 50S ribosomal protein L3 translates to MSHANTTKAILGTKLGMTQVFDDDGAVVPVTVVKAGPCPVVQVRTPDRDGYAAVQLGFGTVKKVNKPLAGHFARAGVEPTRRLMEVTLAGDHEPGDIVTVDQFTVGEYVDVTGKTKGKGFSGPMKRHGFAGLGAGHGVHKVHRAPGAIGACATPARVFPGTRMAGRYGNVRVTTQSLQLVGVDAERNLLLIKGAVPGSNGSMVLVQNAAKKPVPAAEGAE
- the rplD gene encoding 50S ribosomal protein L4, whose protein sequence is MPSVDKYAADGSSSGTVDLDDALFGIEPNVGVMHQVVTAQLAAGRRATSKVKTRGEVRGGGRKPWRQKGTGRARQGSIRAVQWSGGGVAHGPTGVENYTKRVNKKLKRLALRSALSDRTATGDLRVVDGLDFDVPSTKGAAALLDAMGVAGRKVLLVLAGFDANVIKSFRNLPPVHILTVDQLNTYDVLASDVVVIESDALELIGTGRRSDLAPATGAETPDMAEAEAIAAGDAGAATRTSDPEGDEA
- the rplW gene encoding 50S ribosomal protein L23, giving the protein MRFARDVIIAPVVSEKSYGLIDEGRYTFIVHPSANKTEIKQAVEEIFGVRVRKVNTMNRKGKAKRFGLIMGQRKSSKRAVVTLAEGEEIDIFAGGL
- the rplB gene encoding 50S ribosomal protein L2; this encodes MGIRRYKPTTAARRGMSVSDFDTVTTDKPLKSLTGPKPEKAGRNGQGRITTRHRGGGHKQKYRIIDFRRNKDGVPARVAEIEYDPNRSARIARLHYLDGEKRYILAPRGLGVGDYVESGESADIKPGNALPLVNIPVGTSVHAVEMRPGGGAKLGRSAGTSVQLLAKEGKTAALRLPSGEIRLVQNACRATIGEVGNAEHDLIELGKAGRTRWKGRRPTVRGVVMNPVDHPHGGGEGRTSGGRHPTNHKGKPEGRTRKPKQSDAQILRRRGKRRR
- the rpsS gene encoding 30S ribosomal protein S19, which gives rise to MPRSLRKGPFTDHHLARKVDQLNESNQKRVIKTWSRRSEISPDMVGHTIAVHDGQKHVPVFISESMVGHKLGEFAPTRAIKWRGAGEKQATKGRR
- the rplV gene encoding 50S ribosomal protein L22, which gives rise to MRISSPNEAFAVARHVRVSPYKARQVIQGLRGMTVEAAQRRLEFMDKGAARPVLKTLNSAIANAENNKDLDFDDLVVLEAKVDEGPTLKRFQPRAMGRAYRIRKRTSHITITVGLPAAERARVGATAADADTAAEES
- the rpsC gene encoding 30S ribosomal protein S3 encodes the protein MGQKIHPYGFRLGVIKDHKSKWYAGKKEYAHYVEEDYKVRIFIKERVRHAGISRIDIERTRDRITVDVRAARPGIVIGRRGAEADAIRETLQKMTGKQIKLNINEVKSAELDAQVTAHNVAEQLRGRVSFRRAMKRAVQNAIKAGAKGVRVQCSGRLGGSEMSRSEWYREGQVPLHTLRANIDYGFDEARTTYGRIGVKVWSYTGDVLPQGEDREERLARARARRERERIEAEARAAQAAAQQAAADQVSAQVAKQMAAAEEEAPEGTTPVGPDPTSAPTPLVDPTDPAPIPSQQSSATDSPQNPTPQPDAQDADAAQPTPAADATPEPTPSQPDQGDEWSDALGDPDDGDKA